Proteins encoded in a region of the Vicia villosa cultivar HV-30 ecotype Madison, WI linkage group LG5, Vvil1.0, whole genome shotgun sequence genome:
- the LOC131603558 gene encoding uncharacterized protein LOC131603558 isoform X1: protein MHGYQRICLKMKTEIILLLRSAPMKKWFNFAQENTMPKNKCPIICYFLLLVFAVPIVAFPSPLPSPNRNQTNMGSMNQTQSSEKKCGVSCLSLFDANFFKDNQIEEIANGVYEFNIPIIKANRKLVASNNGGLQYHSPLLFNADWDHQSQSRHATKRFRYPSISTIQKPESEEDIVFLSVLELGELIKTKQISSLELTQIFLRRLKKYGPILESVVTYTEELANKQAKEADELLSQGVYLGPLHGIPYGLKDIISVPGYKTTWGSKSFKNQVIDIEAWVYKRLRSAGGVLVAKLVSGSLAYDDIWFGGRTRNPWNIEEFSTGSSAGPAASTSAGMVPFAIGSETAGSITFPAARCGVTALRPTFGTVGRTGVMSISESLDKLGPFCRSAIDCAVVLDIIRGRDPGDPSSKDSSIDDPFLVDITKLTVGYLEDAEMEVVRVLESKGVKMVPFKLNYTVDSAQGILNFTMDVDMLAHFDQWQRSGQDNVYEAQDQWPTELRRARLIPAVDYIQAQRARGRLIEEIRELFTVDAFIGNATDWEKVCIGNLVGLPVIIVPTGFKNISDLPSGGSRRRTTITTGIYAPPNRDHIALALAMAYQKVTDHHKQRPPINNLGPNDKIPDAYKVAYL, encoded by the exons ATGCATGGGTACCAAAGAATTTGCCTTAAAATGAAAACAGAAATTATACTTTTGTTGAGAAGTGCACCGATGAAAAAGTG GTTCAATTTTGCACAAGAGAACACCATGCCGAAGAACAAATGTCCTATAATTTGCTACTTTCTACTACTCGTCTTCGCTGTTCCGATTGTCGCTTTTCCCTCTCCACTTCCATCTCCCAACAGAAACCAAACAAACATG GGAAGTATGAACCAAACTCAATCTTCGGAGAAGAAATGTGGTGTTTCATGCCTAAGTTTATTTGATGCAAACTTCTTCAAGGATAATCAG attgaggagatTGCTAACGGTGTATATGAgttcaatattccaattattaAAGCCAATAGAAAGCTTGTAGCTTCTAACAATGGAGGGCTGCAATATCATTCACCTTTACTTTTCAATGCTGATTGGGACCATCAATCACAATCTCGCCATGCAACCAAAAGGTTCAGATATCCTTCCATTTCAACGATACAGAAACCTGAATCTGAAGAAGATATTGTATTTCTAAGT GTTCTTGAATTAGGTGAActcatcaaaacaaaacaaattagtTCCCTGGAGCTTACACAAATATTCTTGCGGAGATTGAAAAA GTACGGTCCTATTCTTGAATCGGTAGTGACTTATACCGAAGAACTGGCAAACAAACAAGCCAAAGAAGCTGATGAGTTGCTTAGCCAAGGAGTTTATCTAG GGCCTCTTCATGGGATTCCTTATGGATTAAAGGACATAATATCCGTGCCCGGATACAAAACAACATGGGGATCAAAGTCATTTAAAAATCAAGTTATTGACATAGAAGCTTGGGTCTATAAAAG ATTGAGATCTGCGGGAGGTGTTCTTGTTGCAAAGCTTGTTTCTGGATCTTTGGCTTATGATGATATCTGGTTTGGGGGTCGAACCAGGAATCCATGGAATATTGAGGAATTTTCTACGGGTTCCTCAGCTGGACCTGCAGCAAGCACCTCAGCAg GTATGGTTCCATTTGCAATTGGTTCGGAAACAGCTGGATCCATAACTTTCCCCGCAGCTCGATGTGGTGTTACTGCATTGCGCCCAACTTTTGGTACTGTTGGTCGAACTGGTGTAATGAGCATATCAGAAAGCCTG GATAAGCTTGGACCTTTCTGTAGATCTGCAATTGATTGTGCTGTTGTTTTGGATATTATCCGGGGAAGAGATCCTGGAGATCCCTCGTCAAAAGATAGTTCCATTGATGATCCGTTCCTGGTTGACATTACTAAGTTGACTGTTGGATATCTTGAAGATGCTGAGATGGAG GTTGTTCGTGTTCTTGAGTCAAAGGGTGTCAAGATGGTTCCTTTCAAACTGAATTACACAGTTGATTCTGCTCAAGGTATATTAAACTTCACAATGGATGTTGATATGCTGGCTCACTTTGATCAGTGGCAGCGCTCGGGGCAAGATAATGTGTATGAAGCCCAAGATCAGTGGCCCACTGAACTACGTCGTGCACGCTTAATTCCAGCAGTGGACTATATACAG GCACAAAGAGCACGGGGAAGGCTAATCGAAGAAATAAGAGAGTTGTTTACGGTTGATGCTTTCATTGGTAATGCAACTGATTGGGAGAAAGTATGCATAGGCAACCTTGTTGGTTTACCAGTCATAATAGTGCCAACAGGATTTAAAAATATCTCTGATCTGCCATCTGGCGGAAGCAGAAGAAGAACGACCATCACCACCGGCATTTATGCTCCCCCTAACCGTGATCACATT GCTCTGGCGTTGGCAATGGCTTATCAAAAAGTCACTGATCACCACAAACAGCGCCCACCGATTAATAATCTTGGTCCCAATGATAAGATACCTGATGCATATAAAGTTGCTTACTTGTAA
- the LOC131603558 gene encoding uncharacterized protein LOC131603558 isoform X2, translating into MPKNKCPIICYFLLLVFAVPIVAFPSPLPSPNRNQTNMGSMNQTQSSEKKCGVSCLSLFDANFFKDNQIEEIANGVYEFNIPIIKANRKLVASNNGGLQYHSPLLFNADWDHQSQSRHATKRFRYPSISTIQKPESEEDIVFLSVLELGELIKTKQISSLELTQIFLRRLKKYGPILESVVTYTEELANKQAKEADELLSQGVYLGPLHGIPYGLKDIISVPGYKTTWGSKSFKNQVIDIEAWVYKRLRSAGGVLVAKLVSGSLAYDDIWFGGRTRNPWNIEEFSTGSSAGPAASTSAGMVPFAIGSETAGSITFPAARCGVTALRPTFGTVGRTGVMSISESLDKLGPFCRSAIDCAVVLDIIRGRDPGDPSSKDSSIDDPFLVDITKLTVGYLEDAEMEVVRVLESKGVKMVPFKLNYTVDSAQGILNFTMDVDMLAHFDQWQRSGQDNVYEAQDQWPTELRRARLIPAVDYIQAQRARGRLIEEIRELFTVDAFIGNATDWEKVCIGNLVGLPVIIVPTGFKNISDLPSGGSRRRTTITTGIYAPPNRDHIALALAMAYQKVTDHHKQRPPINNLGPNDKIPDAYKVAYL; encoded by the exons ATGCCGAAGAACAAATGTCCTATAATTTGCTACTTTCTACTACTCGTCTTCGCTGTTCCGATTGTCGCTTTTCCCTCTCCACTTCCATCTCCCAACAGAAACCAAACAAACATG GGAAGTATGAACCAAACTCAATCTTCGGAGAAGAAATGTGGTGTTTCATGCCTAAGTTTATTTGATGCAAACTTCTTCAAGGATAATCAG attgaggagatTGCTAACGGTGTATATGAgttcaatattccaattattaAAGCCAATAGAAAGCTTGTAGCTTCTAACAATGGAGGGCTGCAATATCATTCACCTTTACTTTTCAATGCTGATTGGGACCATCAATCACAATCTCGCCATGCAACCAAAAGGTTCAGATATCCTTCCATTTCAACGATACAGAAACCTGAATCTGAAGAAGATATTGTATTTCTAAGT GTTCTTGAATTAGGTGAActcatcaaaacaaaacaaattagtTCCCTGGAGCTTACACAAATATTCTTGCGGAGATTGAAAAA GTACGGTCCTATTCTTGAATCGGTAGTGACTTATACCGAAGAACTGGCAAACAAACAAGCCAAAGAAGCTGATGAGTTGCTTAGCCAAGGAGTTTATCTAG GGCCTCTTCATGGGATTCCTTATGGATTAAAGGACATAATATCCGTGCCCGGATACAAAACAACATGGGGATCAAAGTCATTTAAAAATCAAGTTATTGACATAGAAGCTTGGGTCTATAAAAG ATTGAGATCTGCGGGAGGTGTTCTTGTTGCAAAGCTTGTTTCTGGATCTTTGGCTTATGATGATATCTGGTTTGGGGGTCGAACCAGGAATCCATGGAATATTGAGGAATTTTCTACGGGTTCCTCAGCTGGACCTGCAGCAAGCACCTCAGCAg GTATGGTTCCATTTGCAATTGGTTCGGAAACAGCTGGATCCATAACTTTCCCCGCAGCTCGATGTGGTGTTACTGCATTGCGCCCAACTTTTGGTACTGTTGGTCGAACTGGTGTAATGAGCATATCAGAAAGCCTG GATAAGCTTGGACCTTTCTGTAGATCTGCAATTGATTGTGCTGTTGTTTTGGATATTATCCGGGGAAGAGATCCTGGAGATCCCTCGTCAAAAGATAGTTCCATTGATGATCCGTTCCTGGTTGACATTACTAAGTTGACTGTTGGATATCTTGAAGATGCTGAGATGGAG GTTGTTCGTGTTCTTGAGTCAAAGGGTGTCAAGATGGTTCCTTTCAAACTGAATTACACAGTTGATTCTGCTCAAGGTATATTAAACTTCACAATGGATGTTGATATGCTGGCTCACTTTGATCAGTGGCAGCGCTCGGGGCAAGATAATGTGTATGAAGCCCAAGATCAGTGGCCCACTGAACTACGTCGTGCACGCTTAATTCCAGCAGTGGACTATATACAG GCACAAAGAGCACGGGGAAGGCTAATCGAAGAAATAAGAGAGTTGTTTACGGTTGATGCTTTCATTGGTAATGCAACTGATTGGGAGAAAGTATGCATAGGCAACCTTGTTGGTTTACCAGTCATAATAGTGCCAACAGGATTTAAAAATATCTCTGATCTGCCATCTGGCGGAAGCAGAAGAAGAACGACCATCACCACCGGCATTTATGCTCCCCCTAACCGTGATCACATT GCTCTGGCGTTGGCAATGGCTTATCAAAAAGTCACTGATCACCACAAACAGCGCCCACCGATTAATAATCTTGGTCCCAATGATAAGATACCTGATGCATATAAAGTTGCTTACTTGTAA